A stretch of DNA from Kangiella sediminilitoris:
TTGCGCGTATTTTACCTAATTTGGCCGAAAAATCATCAAACAATTCAATATAACGTTACTGGACCTATAGGATCGTTCGACGAATATCACCTAACATCTTACTCAGATGGACAATAAATCGAGCTGCAACGGCACCATCGATTACACGATGGTCGTATGACAACGACATTGGTAACATCATTCTTGGTTCAAAATCTTTACCATTCCATACAGGCTTGATCTGATTACGGGATAAACCAAGGATGGCGACATCAGGCCAATTAACGATAGGTGTAAACGAAGTACCGCCTATACCACCTAACGATGAAATGGTCATCGAGCTGCCCTGCATATCTTGAGCTGTCAGCTTTTTATCGCGAGCTTTCTCAGACATTTCACCCAGTTCAGTGGCAAGTTCATAGACTGACTTTTTATCAACGTCACGAATGACCGGTACAACCAAACCATCCGGCGTGTCTACAGCTACACCAATATTGAAATACTTCTTTAATATTAGTGTTTCGCCATCCGCTGCTAAGGATGAGTTAAATGTCGGAAACGCTTTCAAGCTTGCAACAAGCGCTTTCATAATGAACGCTAGTGGAGTCAATCGCACCCCGTCTTTTGCAGCCTCTTCTTTCATTGATTTACGGAATTCGTCCAGCTCAGTAATATCCGCTTCATCGTGTTGAGTTACGTGGGGTATCAAGTTCCAGTTTCGCTGCAAAGTAACACTGCTTATTTTCTGGATACGTGATAATGACTTCTCTTCCACTTCACCAAACTTGGAAAAATCAATTTCAGGCAAGTCTGGCTGAGCAGCACCACCCGTATTGGCCGTGGCTTTAGGACGCGAGAGCTCAAACTTAATGTACGACTGCACATCTTCTTTTAAGATACGATTCTTACGTCCCGAACCTTTAACTTTCGATAAATCGGCTCCAAATTCTCGGGCAAGACGTCTCACAGCCGGGCTGGCATGTACCACTTCGCCTTCACTGCGCTCATATGGTTCCACCGCCACAGGTGCCGGCTTGTACTCAGATTTTGGCATCGGAGTATCTTTAACCGCAGCCTCTTTTTCCTCTTCTTTTGCTGAGTCAGAGGAAGCTGTCGTACTATCGGTCGAGCTATCGTCATCAGATCCAGCTTCGGTCACTGTCATGGTACCAATCTTGTCGCCCTGACTGACCTTATCGCCAACCTTTACTGTCATTGACTCAATGGTGCCAGCAAAAGGGGATGGAACTTCCATCGTTGCCTTTTCTGTTTCAAGGACGATTAGACTGTCGTCCTGCTCAACCTTATCACCAGCTTTTACGCTTACCTCGATAACATCGACGCCTTCAGAATCACCGATATCTGGTATTTCAATATCTTCGGTTCTTGTACCACCAGAAGCTGCTTTAGGTTGTTCAGAAGACTCATCTTTTGAGTCTTCCGCAGAATCAGACTCAGCCGTAGATTCTGATTCTTTTGAGCTTTCATCAGAATCGTTATCGTCACTCAAATCTTGGTTAGACTCCGACTCGCTGGCCTCTAACTTTAAAATTAAGTCGCCTTCAGAGACTTTATCGCCCACTTTCAACTCGATCGACTTAACCACACCCGCATCACTTGATGGTACTTCCATCGTGGCCTTATCGGTTTCAAGAACTATCAAGCCATCATCAACATCAATCTCATCACCAACGTTGACCAATACTTCAATGACATCAACCCCACTGGCATCGCCAATATCGGGGACTTTTACCTCAGTTAAATTTGCCAAGGGAACCTCCTCCAATTATAGGGTTGCTGGGTCAGCTTTATCAGCGTCAATGTTGTAACGCTTAATCGCTTTAGTGACTTCTTTAACATCAATCTCGCCGTCGTCAGCTAACGCCTTTAGCGCAGCGACAACAACATAATAACGATCAACTTCAAAGAATCGACGTAAGTTTTCACGGCTATCTGAACGACCGAAACCATCAGTTCCTAAAACCGTGTAACTCATGGGTACAAAGTTACGAATCTGATCGGCATAAGACTTGATATGGTCCGTTGCTGCGATAGCCGGACCTTTTTGTTTCTCCAGACACTTCTCAACGTAAGACTTCTTCGCTTTCTTATCTGGATGCAACATATTCTCACGCTCAACTGACATGCCTTCACGGCGTAGCTCCGTAAAACTTGGAACCGACCAGATATCAGCCAATACACCAAAATCTTCTTCCAGTAACTCAGCTGCGTGCTCTACTTCTCGTAATATTGACCCCGAACCCATGAGCTGTACACGTGGAGCTTTCTTGCGCGACTTATTGGCTTTCAATTGGTACATGCCTTTAATAATGCCTTCTTCAGCACCTTCGGGCATTTCTGGATGCGCGTAGTTTTCATTCAATGTTGAAATGTAATAGAACACATTTTCCTGATTCTTATACATACGACGCAGACCTTCTCGCACAATCACGGCAACTTCATAGGCGTAAGTTGGGTCGTAGCTGACACAGTTCGGAATTGTCGCTGAGATCAGGTGGTTGTGGCCATCCTGATGCTGCAATCCTTCCCCGTTCAGTGTAGTACGGCCAGACGTTGCGCCAATAAGGAAGCCTCTAGCCTGCATATCACCAGCTGCCCATGCCAGGTCACCAATGCGCTGAAAACCAAACATTGAATAGAAAATGTAGAAAGGAATCATTGGCAAATTATTGCTTGAATAACTGGTTGCGGCAGCAATCCATGACGACATGGCTCCAGCTTCATTAATGCCTTCTTCAAGGATCTGCCCTTTCTTATCTTCTCGATAGTACATGATCTGATCCGAATCCACCGGATCATAAAGCTGACCCACTGATGAGTAGATACCAATTTGGCGGAACATGCCTTCCATACCAAAGGTACGAGCTTCGTCTGGAATAATCGGAACGATACGCTCTTTCAGGCTCTTATCTTTTAGCAATACGTTTAAACCACGAACGAATGCCATAGTTGTTGAAATTTCACGGTCACCGCTTGACTTCAATAAAGCCTCAAATGCTTCCAGAGGTGGAATATCAATACTGTCAGACTCAGCGCGACGAGATGGCAGATAACCGCCGAGTTTCTCACGACGCTCGTGTAAGTATTTAATTTCAGGGCTATCTTCACCGGGGTGATAAAAAGGAACGTCTTCCAGTTTGTCATCTGGAATAGGGACATTAAATCGGTCACGGAAGTGCTTTAAAGCTTCCAGATTCATTTTCTTAACCTGGTGCGCTGCATTCTTACCTTCGCCAGAAGAGCCCATACCATAGCCTTTAACAGTCTTAGCTAAAATAACTGTTGGCTGGCCTTCTGTATTGACCGCTTTATGGTAAGCAGCATAAACCTTGTGTGGGTCATGACCACCACGATTCAAGCGCCAGATGTCTTCGTCAGACATATTGGCGACCATTTCTTTGAGCTTTGGATCTTTGCCGAAGAAATGTTCACGTGTATAGGCACCACCTTTTGCTTTACAGTTCTGGTATTCACCATCTACTGTCTCTTC
This window harbors:
- the aceF gene encoding dihydrolipoyllysine-residue acetyltransferase, whose protein sequence is MANLTEVKVPDIGDASGVDVIEVLVNVGDEIDVDDGLIVLETDKATMEVPSSDAGVVKSIELKVGDKVSEGDLILKLEASESESNQDLSDDNDSDESSKESESTAESDSAEDSKDESSEQPKAASGGTRTEDIEIPDIGDSEGVDVIEVSVKAGDKVEQDDSLIVLETEKATMEVPSPFAGTIESMTVKVGDKVSQGDKIGTMTVTEAGSDDDSSTDSTTASSDSAKEEEKEAAVKDTPMPKSEYKPAPVAVEPYERSEGEVVHASPAVRRLAREFGADLSKVKGSGRKNRILKEDVQSYIKFELSRPKATANTGGAAQPDLPEIDFSKFGEVEEKSLSRIQKISSVTLQRNWNLIPHVTQHDEADITELDEFRKSMKEEAAKDGVRLTPLAFIMKALVASLKAFPTFNSSLAADGETLILKKYFNIGVAVDTPDGLVVPVIRDVDKKSVYELATELGEMSEKARDKKLTAQDMQGSSMTISSLGGIGGTSFTPIVNWPDVAILGLSRNQIKPVWNGKDFEPRMMLPMSLSYDHRVIDGAVAARFIVHLSKMLGDIRRTIL
- the aceE gene encoding pyruvate dehydrogenase (acetyl-transferring), homodimeric type, with amino-acid sequence MSENDLKQNASEADVDPIETQEWIDALDAVMAEEGVERAHFLLEKLVAKARRAGANLPFDLTTAYLNTIPPSQEAHMPGDQEMERRLRAIIRWNAIAVVLQASNKELELGGHLSSFASSATLYDVGFNHFFKGNNEDKGDLIYYQGHSSPGIYARAFLEGRLTEDQLSNFRQEVDGKGLSSYPHPWLMPEFWQFPTVSMGLGPIQAIYQARFLKYLENRGLADTKGRKVWAFLGDGEMDEPESLGAISLAGREKLDNLIFVINCNLQRLDGPVRGNGKIIQELEGEFRGSGWSVLKVIWGRYWDPLLARDTEGRLRKVMEETVDGEYQNCKAKGGAYTREHFFGKDPKLKEMVANMSDEDIWRLNRGGHDPHKVYAAYHKAVNTEGQPTVILAKTVKGYGMGSSGEGKNAAHQVKKMNLEALKHFRDRFNVPIPDDKLEDVPFYHPGEDSPEIKYLHERREKLGGYLPSRRAESDSIDIPPLEAFEALLKSSGDREISTTMAFVRGLNVLLKDKSLKERIVPIIPDEARTFGMEGMFRQIGIYSSVGQLYDPVDSDQIMYYREDKKGQILEEGINEAGAMSSWIAAATSYSSNNLPMIPFYIFYSMFGFQRIGDLAWAAGDMQARGFLIGATSGRTTLNGEGLQHQDGHNHLISATIPNCVSYDPTYAYEVAVIVREGLRRMYKNQENVFYYISTLNENYAHPEMPEGAEEGIIKGMYQLKANKSRKKAPRVQLMGSGSILREVEHAAELLEEDFGVLADIWSVPSFTELRREGMSVERENMLHPDKKAKKSYVEKCLEKQKGPAIAATDHIKSYADQIRNFVPMSYTVLGTDGFGRSDSRENLRRFFEVDRYYVVVAALKALADDGEIDVKEVTKAIKRYNIDADKADPATL